The candidate division WOR-3 bacterium DNA window CAATTTTTTCCCTGACGGAATTGAAACTCTCGAACGAGGTGTATATGAAATACGAGTTTTCAGCGGGTTGAAAATCTTCGGCTCCCGCGTCGAGAGCCGCCTCCATGGTTTTGTCCTCGTCCAGACCCGAAGAATCTATTTCAATTATCCCTTTTCTGACAAACATCCATGCGACGCAGTTCGGCGAACCTAGGTTTCCGCCGTATTTTGTAAACAGGTGCTTCAGTTCGGAAGATGTCCTGTTTTTATTGTCTGTGGCAGTTTCTACAAGGACCGCGACTCCCTCAGGTCCGTATCCTTCATACAAGACCTCTTCATACACCACACCGGGCATTTCGCCAGTTCCTTTTTTTATTGCCCTGTCAATATTGTCCTGGGGCATGTTCGCGCTTTTCGCCGCGATGACGGCCGTTCTCAGTCTGGCGTTGCCGTTCTGATCGCCGCCGCCTTCTCTTGCCGCCAGAGTTATTTCCTTTATCAGTTTTGTAAAAATCTTGCCCTTCTTGGCATCGATTTTTTCTTTTTTCCTCTTTATCGTGCTCCACTTGGAATGCCCGGACATCGTCACCTCCTTAAAATCTCTTCTCCGGTTTTTGGATTTAGAAGCGGAACATTGGCCGCACACTGGGGACATTCTTCGGGCGCGTAATCTTCGCCCTGGGCGCTGTGAAGAGCTAATATCGGGGATTCGGAAGTTTTGTTTTTTCTCCTGTCAATCATTACTGCGTTGAGAACAATTATTCCGCCGGCATTTATTACCGCTTTCTCAGCCGCCTGGATCGATTTTCCAGTCGTCAGGACATCGTCAACTATTACAGTTCTCGCTCCCTGAGGTATTTTCATGCCCCTCAGAAGGCAGAATTCATCACCATTCTTCTCAAGATACACACAGCCCAAACGGAGTGTTTTTGCAACTTCGAATGCGAGTATCATTCCTCCCGTCGCGGGACCGCAAACAATGTCAATGTCTCCTGAATGTTCTTTTATTATCATCTCGGCGATCCTTCTGCACAGGATCGAGGTCATCTCTGGTTTTTCGAGAATCCTGAATTTTTCAAAATAAAATGAAGAATGCCTTCCCGAAGTCAGAACGAAGTGACCCTTTTTAACAACACCGAGATCGCGCAGAATCTCTTCGGTGCTCTTTTCAATGTTCTCTTTGATCAATTCAAAATCTCCTTTATGCTTTCTACGAACGCGCGCGGATCGGGCGACTTGATTACGGGTCTTCCCATGACAATGCCGTTCACTTTGGCAAGTTTTGCTTCTTTTGGCCCGTAGGCTCTGCGCTGATCGTCGGAAGTTTCCGTCAATCTTATTCCGGGAGTTATTATAAGAAAATCTTCGCCGTGGCGTTCCCGCAAAAAGGCAGCTTCTCCCACCGAACAAACAACGCCGTCCGCGCCGGATTCCCGGGCGGCATCAGAAAGCTTCAAAGCGTGCTCTTTAATATTCCCTGTTCCGGAAAAGCACTCTTTGAAAGATTTATCGTCAATACTCGTCAAAATTGTAATAGCGAGAAGCTTTGTCTTCGATCCCGAAATCGCTTCAGAAGCGACCCTGATCATCTCTCTGCCGCCGGAAGAATGAGCCGTCAGATATTTTACTCCAAAAGCCGCGGCTGCCTCCGCCGCTTTTCCGACGGTGTTCGGTATGTCGTGAAGTTTTAAGTCGAGAAAAACTTTCTTTTTCTGCGAAATAAATTTTTTGACCGCATCGGGACCTTCACGGCTGAAAAGCTGAAGCCCGACTTTGTAAACATCGACGGAATCGTCCAAAACTCCGACCCATTTTTCAGCTTCTTGTAAACTGTCAAAATCCAGCGGAAATATGAATTCGATCATCTAAGAATCTCAATTTTGACTCTGCCTTTGGAAAGCAGGTCGATTCTCCTAGCTGACTCGTAACTGAGATCGATTATTATACTCTCGTCCACAGGTCCTCTGTCGTTGATTCTGACGACGACGCTCTTTGAATTTTCCAAGTTGGTCACTCTCACCAAAGTTCCGAAAGGAAGGGTTCTGTGGGCGGCCGTTAAAGCGTACATGTTGAAAGTTTCGCCGCTCGCCGTCCTTTTACCGTGAAAAGCT harbors:
- a CDS encoding septal ring lytic transglycosylase RlpA family protein, translating into MNKIIIFTLVASVLAAAGCATAMFNSSTTHINRENGLNQHVETDDRDTSSGQNDRTDTDNSTTGYATYYGEAFHGKRTASGETFNMYALTAAHRTLPFGTLVRVTNLENSKSVVVRINDRGPVDESIIIDLSYESARRIDLLSKGRVKIEILR
- a CDS encoding YebC/PmpR family DNA-binding transcriptional regulator, whose product is MSGHSKWSTIKRKKEKIDAKKGKIFTKLIKEITLAAREGGGDQNGNARLRTAVIAAKSANMPQDNIDRAIKKGTGEMPGVVYEEVLYEGYGPEGVAVLVETATDNKNRTSSELKHLFTKYGGNLGSPNCVAWMFVRKGIIEIDSSGLDEDKTMEAALDAGAEDFQPAENSYFIYTSFESFNSVREKIDKTFRVLSAKIAWISDNPVKIPNQEKAQKILKFMDSIEDQDDVQNVHANFDISDEILGALENQ
- the pyrF gene encoding orotidine-5'-phosphate decarboxylase produces the protein MIEFIFPLDFDSLQEAEKWVGVLDDSVDVYKVGLQLFSREGPDAVKKFISQKKKVFLDLKLHDIPNTVGKAAEAAAAFGVKYLTAHSSGGREMIRVASEAISGSKTKLLAITILTSIDDKSFKECFSGTGNIKEHALKLSDAARESGADGVVCSVGEAAFLRERHGEDFLIITPGIRLTETSDDQRRAYGPKEAKLAKVNGIVMGRPVIKSPDPRAFVESIKEILN
- a CDS encoding orotate phosphoribosyltransferase, with product MIKENIEKSTEEILRDLGVVKKGHFVLTSGRHSSFYFEKFRILEKPEMTSILCRRIAEMIIKEHSGDIDIVCGPATGGMILAFEVAKTLRLGCVYLEKNGDEFCLLRGMKIPQGARTVIVDDVLTTGKSIQAAEKAVINAGGIIVLNAVMIDRRKNKTSESPILALHSAQGEDYAPEECPQCAANVPLLNPKTGEEILRR